A portion of the Limibacter armeniacum genome contains these proteins:
- a CDS encoding DUF6377 domain-containing protein, translating into MMRYFTNFLLFLLMLLPLFGYSQSEMDSILKVLDEELSKKEVYVNEKSSYILSLKDRVKSLESNDLQGRYDLYNRLYREYNSFHYDSAYHYLSQLKDVAFQLNDQDKILKTRLESSFILLSSGMFKEAIDSLNVLDISGKPNATKVEYYALKAKIYYGLTDYSNDNYYSPIYNKEGHQYIDSVLKYAEPDSYHFLYYRGLRSARRSDIQRGISDLRALLDCNDCNRLSYHEGAIVASTLSDIYLKIGDDEKATTLLAQAAIYDIRSSTKETAATLTLAGILHKRGNIRKAYTYARHALDDANFYGARHRKIQIGAILPILEEEKLNLVENQKELLIFYSLAITLLSVLVVVFAIVIFKQLKRIRKTERELTHTNTILNETNQKLKDANEQLMDSNKIKEKYIGYYFSVTSEYLEKIHKFKSSIENKLMEKKYDHIKVVLNNMDLRKMRLELFKNFDKIFLDLFPHFIEEFNSNFEEEDQVKLEENELLNTDLRIFALIRMGITDTDKIANILEYTVNTIYTYKTRIKKKAKTSNDEFERSIMEIKPI; encoded by the coding sequence ATGATGAGATATTTTACAAACTTCCTCCTTTTTCTGCTGATGCTGCTGCCGCTGTTTGGTTATAGCCAATCAGAAATGGACAGTATTCTGAAAGTATTGGATGAGGAGCTGAGCAAAAAAGAGGTTTATGTCAATGAAAAATCAAGTTACATCCTCTCTTTAAAAGACCGTGTCAAATCACTGGAATCTAATGATTTGCAAGGAAGGTATGACCTTTACAACAGGCTGTACCGTGAGTACAACTCCTTTCATTATGATTCGGCTTACCATTACCTGTCGCAACTGAAAGATGTGGCATTCCAACTGAATGATCAGGACAAAATCCTTAAAACAAGACTTGAGTCCAGCTTTATCCTGCTTTCATCAGGGATGTTTAAGGAAGCCATTGATTCTCTCAATGTCTTGGATATTTCGGGCAAACCGAATGCGACTAAGGTGGAGTATTACGCTTTGAAAGCTAAAATATATTACGGGCTGACGGACTATTCCAACGACAATTACTATTCCCCGATCTACAACAAGGAAGGACATCAATATATTGATTCGGTACTGAAATATGCAGAGCCTGACTCTTACCATTTCCTTTATTACCGAGGGCTTAGAAGTGCCCGAAGATCCGATATCCAACGTGGTATCTCTGACTTGCGAGCCTTGCTTGACTGCAATGACTGTAACCGTCTGTCTTACCATGAAGGCGCCATCGTTGCCTCCACCTTGAGCGATATTTACCTGAAAATCGGTGACGATGAGAAAGCCACTACCCTGCTGGCTCAGGCTGCCATCTATGATATCAGGTCGTCCACAAAAGAAACGGCAGCCACGCTGACACTTGCTGGCATTCTGCATAAAAGAGGAAATATCCGAAAGGCATACACTTACGCCAGACACGCCTTGGATGATGCCAACTTCTATGGGGCAAGACACCGTAAGATTCAGATCGGGGCAATTCTCCCAATTCTTGAGGAGGAGAAACTGAACCTTGTAGAAAACCAGAAAGAACTGCTGATTTTCTATTCACTGGCAATTACGTTGCTGTCTGTATTGGTAGTGGTATTTGCCATTGTAATCTTCAAGCAACTGAAGCGTATCAGAAAAACCGAGCGGGAACTCACCCACACCAATACGATCCTGAACGAGACCAACCAGAAACTCAAGGATGCCAACGAGCAGCTGATGGATTCCAACAAGATCAAGGAGAAGTATATCGGTTACTACTTCAGTGTGACTTCAGAGTACCTTGAGAAGATCCATAAATTCAAGTCTTCTATCGAGAACAAGCTGATGGAAAAGAAATACGACCATATCAAGGTTGTTCTCAACAATATGGATCTCCGAAAGATGAGGCTGGAACTGTTCAAGAATTTCGACAAGATATTTTTGGACCTGTTCCCACACTTTATAGAGGAATTCAACAGCAACTTTGAGGAGGAAGATCAGGTAAAACTGGAAGAAAACGAATTGCTCAACACAGACTTGCGCATCTTTGCCCTAATCCGTATGGGCATTACTGATACGGACAAGATTGCCAATATCCTGGAATATACGGTGAACACCATCTATACCTATAAGACAAGGATCAAGAAGAAGGCAAAAACATCCAATGATGAATTTGAGAGAAGCATTATGGAGATTAAGCCCATTTAG
- a CDS encoding SDR family oxidoreductase produces MHKNTFGKLGWTPERIEKLNGKTYLITGANAGAGFQAARILLGKGAEVVMLNRSIEKSNKAIADLKAEFGTSAKVSFIKMDLSELDSVRNAATEVIKTIPKIDVLICNAAIAQVPKQTFTKDSFESQLGVNHYGHFLLCGLLYEKIEESKGRIVVVGSEGYKMGIKTIQFDDMNWDKNYHPNDTYCHSKLAQMLFAYELQDRIKAANKNVKVYVCHPGASATSLIKNNGGLMNRIIFGLMSMTPLVQSAEKGAYPEVMCATEADENLNQKSYYGPTGRMQWTGPVGECKLESFAQDKTVAKKLWEVSEKTTGLQWNL; encoded by the coding sequence ATGCATAAAAACACATTTGGTAAACTAGGGTGGACTCCTGAAAGAATTGAGAAGTTAAACGGTAAAACTTACCTTATCACAGGTGCAAATGCAGGAGCTGGTTTTCAGGCAGCTAGAATACTTTTAGGTAAAGGAGCCGAAGTCGTGATGCTAAACCGCAGCATTGAAAAATCGAACAAAGCCATCGCCGACTTGAAAGCAGAATTTGGTACAAGTGCCAAGGTTTCATTTATTAAAATGGACTTATCAGAGCTTGACTCCGTACGCAATGCTGCAACAGAAGTAATAAAGACCATTCCCAAAATTGACGTCTTGATTTGCAATGCCGCCATCGCACAAGTGCCCAAACAAACTTTTACAAAAGACAGTTTTGAAAGTCAGCTAGGCGTAAATCATTATGGACATTTTCTTTTGTGTGGATTACTTTACGAGAAAATAGAGGAATCAAAAGGACGTATAGTAGTCGTAGGAAGTGAAGGGTATAAAATGGGCATTAAAACCATTCAGTTTGATGATATGAACTGGGATAAGAATTATCACCCCAACGATACGTATTGCCATAGTAAACTAGCTCAAATGCTATTTGCATATGAATTACAAGACCGAATTAAAGCAGCCAACAAGAATGTAAAAGTATATGTATGTCACCCTGGTGCATCTGCCACTTCATTGATTAAAAATAATGGTGGTTTAATGAATCGGATTATTTTTGGATTAATGTCTATGACACCATTGGTACAATCAGCCGAAAAAGGTGCATATCCTGAAGTAATGTGTGCTACAGAGGCGGATGAAAACTTGAATCAGAAGTCATATTATGGACCAACGGGAAGAATGCAATGGACGGGACCTGTGGGCGAGTGTAAACTTGAGTCTTTTGCACAGGATAAGACTGTGGCTAAGAAGTTGTGGGAAGTAAGCGAAAAAACAACAGGCTTACAATGGAATCTCTAA
- a CDS encoding CPBP family intramembrane glutamic endopeptidase codes for MTDKKLFPNTILQFVLLTLLSISLASPLLILEQNGFVTREFIIPTFVVLITLFLLMFYHVINIKRGVKPKYFFRHTNIREAVLFSFPIVLFSIGVEAPINELIYHYNDKTAVIDSPFTSLFTFISMSLIGPIIEELIFRNIFLSGLLTRFSPKKAIIISAILFGIVHIELYKIVWSTIFGLYIGYVFYKTNNLTLTSIIHIAVNTSLLLVFITINNLCINKSSPSRSEVM; via the coding sequence ATGACTGACAAAAAACTATTCCCAAATACAATACTTCAATTTGTATTATTGACCCTATTATCCATTTCATTAGCATCTCCATTATTAATTCTAGAGCAAAATGGATTTGTAACAAGAGAGTTTATTATTCCAACCTTTGTAGTCTTAATCACACTCTTTTTACTTATGTTTTACCATGTCATAAATATAAAAAGAGGTGTTAAACCTAAATACTTCTTTAGGCATACAAATATTAGAGAGGCTGTTCTTTTCTCCTTTCCTATCGTTTTATTTTCAATTGGAGTAGAAGCTCCTATAAACGAGCTTATCTATCATTATAATGATAAAACAGCTGTTATTGACTCTCCTTTCACTTCTCTATTTACATTTATTTCAATGTCTTTAATTGGGCCGATCATAGAAGAGTTGATATTTAGAAATATCTTTCTCAGTGGATTACTTACAAGGTTTAGCCCTAAAAAGGCAATTATTATCTCGGCTATTTTATTTGGTATAGTACATATTGAGCTTTACAAAATTGTATGGTCTACAATATTTGGGTTATATATTGGGTATGTTTTTTATAAAACTAATAACCTTACTTTGACAAGTATTATACATATAGCAGTCAATACATCTTTATTATTAGTATTTATCACGATTAACAATCTATGTATTAACAAGTCTTCTCCTTCGAGATCTGAAGTTATGTAA
- a CDS encoding bifunctional 4-hydroxy-2-oxoglutarate aldolase/2-dehydro-3-deoxy-phosphogluconate aldolase → MARFSRIEVAVKAYETGIIPVFYHQDFETCKEILTACYRARIRVFEFTNRGDFAHETFGKLIKFAAEELPHMILGIGSVLDPATAALYMQLGTNFVVSPVMNPEMAKVCNRRKVAWMPGCGSLSEISEAEELGAEVVKIFPAEQVGGLKFIQAAKGPCPWSSIMPTGGIEPEKEMVTHWLKGGAHCVGIGSKLFPKNEDGSYNLIQIESKLSELTEAVREMGRTILNVEETTVSHT, encoded by the coding sequence ATGGCAAGATTTAGCCGAATAGAAGTTGCTGTCAAGGCATACGAAACAGGTATTATCCCTGTCTTTTACCATCAGGATTTTGAAACATGCAAGGAGATACTGACTGCTTGCTACCGTGCAAGAATCAGGGTGTTTGAGTTTACCAACCGAGGTGACTTTGCTCACGAGACTTTTGGCAAGCTGATCAAGTTTGCCGCAGAGGAACTGCCCCATATGATTTTGGGTATTGGCTCTGTGCTTGATCCGGCTACCGCAGCACTCTATATGCAGCTCGGTACCAACTTCGTGGTTTCGCCTGTAATGAATCCTGAAATGGCTAAGGTTTGTAACCGTCGCAAGGTAGCTTGGATGCCGGGTTGTGGTTCGCTTTCTGAGATATCTGAAGCAGAAGAACTGGGTGCCGAAGTGGTGAAGATTTTTCCTGCCGAACAGGTTGGTGGGCTCAAATTTATTCAGGCAGCCAAAGGCCCTTGCCCTTGGAGCAGCATTATGCCGACAGGAGGAATAGAGCCTGAAAAGGAGATGGTCACCCATTGGCTTAAAGGCGGTGCGCATTGCGTAGGTATTGGCTCAAAACTTTTCCCTAAGAATGAGGATGGCAGCTATAACCTGATTCAGATCGAAAGTAAATTGTCAGAACTGACTGAAGCTGTAAGAGAAATGGGACGGACTATATTGAATGTAGAGGAAACTACAGTCAGCCATACTTAA
- a CDS encoding S41 family peptidase: MSTVDGGNSYVARGIMGRFINESKPYQKHWTIEKYNENPMVERSWVEYVSPRKEQYKKPVVILVGRWTGSMGEGLAIGFEGMERAQIVGSEMERLAGEMSGFSFKNQRFGYRLSTAKLFHINGTPREKYIPTNYVTQTTTENDETLEKGIKLIFKNVE; the protein is encoded by the coding sequence ATGTCTACAGTCGATGGTGGAAATTCTTATGTTGCTCGTGGAATTATGGGACGATTTATCAATGAGTCAAAACCCTATCAAAAACATTGGACAATCGAAAAATATAATGAGAATCCTATGGTTGAAAGAAGTTGGGTTGAGTATGTAAGTCCAAGAAAAGAACAATATAAAAAACCAGTGGTAATTTTAGTCGGAAGATGGACTGGAAGTATGGGGGAAGGACTTGCAATTGGTTTTGAAGGAATGGAAAGAGCTCAAATTGTTGGTTCAGAAATGGAAAGGTTAGCAGGAGAAATGAGTGGGTTTTCATTTAAAAACCAACGTTTTGGGTATCGACTTTCGACAGCTAAACTTTTCCATATAAATGGAACGCCTAGAGAAAAATATATACCGACAAATTATGTTACTCAAACCACGACTGAAAATGATGAAACCCTTGAAAAAGGAATCAAACTGATTTTTAAAAATGTGGAATAA
- a CDS encoding sugar kinase has product MQTPKPSITCFGELLLRLSPPGHQKIQQAKSFEANYGGAEANVAASLASMGHNSQFITRLPDNTIGKTAKSQLAFYGVDTQHIQFGGERMGVYFLETGTMQRNSSVIYDRANSGMATIEQGMIDWDAIFENTQWFHWSGITPALSISAVEVCMEALTAAKRHGVTISCDLNYRGKLWQYGTSPAAIMPELISMCDLVLGGKDDARIMLGVQFKDSDGYDATPQRIKEHFPSVKWVATSLRKSYSASHNSIAGVFYDGENTYHSPTYDMPTMVDRVGGGDAFMAGLIHGMLSYESDYQQVINFAAAASCLKHTIHGDISLSTVQEVEQLAAGHDAGRVSR; this is encoded by the coding sequence ATGCAAACCCCAAAACCTTCTATCACTTGCTTCGGAGAACTGCTGCTCCGACTGTCACCTCCGGGACATCAGAAAATTCAGCAGGCAAAATCCTTTGAAGCCAATTATGGTGGAGCAGAAGCCAATGTGGCTGCATCGCTCGCCAGTATGGGACATAATAGTCAGTTCATCACACGACTGCCCGACAACACCATAGGTAAAACAGCCAAATCACAACTGGCATTTTATGGAGTAGATACCCAGCATATCCAGTTTGGTGGAGAAAGAATGGGCGTCTACTTTTTGGAAACTGGTACCATGCAACGCAATTCCTCTGTGATTTATGACCGTGCCAATTCAGGCATGGCCACCATAGAACAGGGCATGATAGACTGGGATGCCATTTTTGAAAACACGCAATGGTTTCACTGGTCAGGCATTACACCTGCCCTGTCTATCTCTGCTGTAGAAGTTTGCATGGAAGCACTCACAGCAGCCAAACGTCATGGCGTGACGATTTCCTGTGACCTGAATTACAGGGGTAAGCTATGGCAATACGGTACCTCTCCTGCTGCCATTATGCCGGAACTTATCTCTATGTGTGACCTCGTATTGGGAGGAAAAGACGATGCCAGAATCATGTTGGGTGTCCAGTTCAAGGATTCGGATGGGTATGATGCGACGCCACAGAGAATCAAGGAGCATTTTCCTTCTGTGAAATGGGTAGCCACCAGCTTGCGTAAGTCCTATTCCGCTTCACACAACAGCATTGCAGGTGTATTCTATGATGGAGAAAACACTTACCACTCCCCAACCTATGATATGCCTACCATGGTAGACCGTGTTGGTGGTGGAGATGCCTTTATGGCTGGACTCATCCACGGGATGCTGAGCTATGAAAGCGATTACCAGCAGGTCATCAACTTTGCGGCGGCAGCTTCATGCCTCAAGCACACCATTCATGGGGATATCAGCCTGTCAACAGTACAGGAAGTGGAACAGCTTGCTGCCGGACACGATGCGGGCAGGGTTTCAAGGTAA
- a CDS encoding LacI family DNA-binding transcriptional regulator, giving the protein MERKKPTTIHDIAKALNLNSSTVSRALNNHPRISEKTRLMVQKTAKKLAYQPNSMAANLRKSSSKTIGVVIPRISRHFFSQAISGIEETAYAEGYSVVICQSMENEKREIRNIDTLISSRVDGILISPAIGTKSYKHLNQIKERDIPLFFFDRYIEEVDASKILTDDFKIARQLAQHLIDQGCKKMAVITGDRQASIYRDRINGIYETLKENGFNMESQLLIKETELIYENGEQAIREWLKQGVEFDAVLGLSDMVAISALKVLQEEGIKVPEDVMVAGFSNEPASALISPAITTVGQPAYEIGQLAVKKLLHFLKEENPMDAHEIAILKSELIIRESTIRTK; this is encoded by the coding sequence CGAGAGCATTGAATAATCACCCGCGTATTTCTGAAAAGACACGCTTGATGGTACAAAAAACGGCCAAAAAGTTGGCTTATCAGCCTAATTCAATGGCTGCCAACTTACGTAAAAGCAGCTCAAAAACCATCGGTGTAGTCATCCCAAGAATCTCAAGACACTTTTTCTCTCAGGCCATCAGTGGCATTGAGGAAACAGCCTATGCTGAAGGGTACAGTGTCGTGATTTGCCAGTCAATGGAAAATGAGAAGCGGGAAATCAGAAATATTGACACCCTGATTTCCAGCCGAGTGGACGGCATTTTGATCTCTCCGGCAATAGGTACAAAAAGCTATAAACATCTGAATCAGATCAAGGAAAGAGACATCCCACTTTTTTTCTTTGACCGATATATTGAAGAGGTAGATGCCTCCAAAATCCTGACAGATGACTTTAAGATTGCACGCCAACTTGCACAACACCTGATCGATCAGGGTTGCAAGAAAATGGCAGTCATCACAGGAGACCGACAAGCCAGCATTTACCGTGACAGGATAAATGGTATTTACGAAACGCTCAAAGAGAATGGCTTCAATATGGAAAGCCAATTGCTGATCAAGGAAACAGAGCTGATTTACGAAAATGGGGAACAAGCTATCAGGGAATGGCTCAAACAAGGTGTTGAGTTTGATGCTGTACTTGGACTTAGTGATATGGTAGCCATCAGCGCCCTAAAAGTCTTACAGGAAGAAGGCATTAAAGTACCTGAAGACGTAATGGTCGCGGGTTTCAGTAATGAGCCTGCATCAGCCTTGATTTCTCCAGCCATTACAACAGTTGGGCAACCTGCCTACGAAATTGGGCAACTGGCAGTCAAGAAATTGCTACACTTCCTCAAGGAAGAAAATCCAATGGATGCCCACGAGATCGCCATTCTTAAAAGTGAGCTGATCATCAGGGAATCCACGATAAGAACTAAATAA
- a CDS encoding transposase family protein, with translation MKPKSISARRLQSLTSLTKEELRELEGIFSYVYVEALQQYTMKGRPRRKPLKKLDDYRNSSLQGIETKLFFILYSLKENPTQESLGLYFNISQSKVSEWLYFLGNCLLQTLNYVGELPANVMEEFRKKLKPYWSEVFLVDGVERLIQRPKDSEKQKMNYSGKKKRHTTKNLVITDKEGKQVLYLSETVAGSIHDKKLFDQQQFAFPKKGIKLLGDLAFKGIDLDNVTFIVPIKKHKGIELPDFMKEANRKLASIRVRVEHAICGIKRLRILKDIFRLRREGALDRVMKIGAGLHNFRSRRRRLVNT, from the coding sequence GTGAAACCTAAATCCATAAGTGCCCGTCGCCTACAGAGTTTAACGTCCTTGACCAAGGAAGAGTTGAGAGAATTGGAAGGAATTTTCTCATATGTTTATGTTGAAGCCTTACAGCAGTATACCATGAAAGGGAGGCCTCGCAGGAAGCCTTTGAAGAAGCTGGATGATTACCGTAACAGCAGTCTCCAAGGGATAGAGACTAAACTCTTTTTTATTCTATATAGCTTGAAGGAGAATCCCACGCAAGAATCACTAGGATTGTATTTCAATATCAGTCAAAGTAAGGTAAGTGAATGGCTATATTTCCTGGGAAACTGCTTACTACAAACATTAAATTATGTAGGAGAGCTACCTGCCAATGTAATGGAAGAGTTTCGAAAAAAACTTAAGCCTTACTGGAGTGAAGTATTCTTAGTGGATGGAGTAGAACGCCTCATACAGCGTCCAAAGGACTCGGAAAAGCAAAAGATGAACTACAGTGGAAAGAAGAAGAGACATACTACCAAGAACCTTGTCATCACCGACAAAGAGGGTAAGCAAGTGCTCTATCTTTCTGAGACTGTAGCAGGTAGTATTCATGATAAAAAGCTTTTTGATCAACAACAGTTTGCCTTTCCTAAAAAAGGTATCAAGCTACTGGGGGACTTAGCCTTCAAGGGCATTGATCTTGATAATGTTACATTCATTGTGCCTATCAAAAAACACAAAGGGATTGAGCTACCTGATTTTATGAAAGAGGCGAATAGAAAGCTGGCAAGTATAAGGGTTCGTGTTGAGCATGCTATCTGCGGGATTAAAAGGCTCAGAATCCTCAAGGATATTTTCAGGCTAAGAAGAGAAGGGGCATTAGATAGAGTGATGAAAATTGGAGCGGGTTTACATAACTTCAGATCTCGAAGGAGAAGACTTGTTAATACATAG
- a CDS encoding helix-turn-helix domain-containing protein, with protein MQHFKTLSAYLDYLELPSPEHPMLSVFSAIGEGHLPCPKKSSPPITNDCYSISFKKIVKGDLNYGRTKYDFTNGALFFIAPRQVLQWDSSVVFDQKGFSINFHEDFIKGTELAQQIKKYGFFSYSANEALHLSPKEEKQIESIVENIDIEYQNNQDEFSKDIIISQLSTLLKYAHRFYERQFLNRKELSNDLLEQFNRQLEDYFDSGQLQEKGIPSIEQIADKLFVSQRYLSDTLKKETGKTSTEHLQLYLIDEAKNILLNPNKTIAEVAYELGFEYPPYFSRLFKKKEGISPTAYREKYKIN; from the coding sequence ATGCAGCACTTTAAAACATTATCAGCTTATCTGGATTATTTAGAGCTTCCAAGTCCGGAGCATCCTATGTTGAGCGTGTTTTCGGCAATAGGTGAAGGTCATTTGCCTTGTCCTAAAAAAAGCTCCCCTCCTATTACCAATGATTGCTATTCTATTAGTTTTAAGAAGATTGTAAAGGGTGACTTAAACTATGGACGAACAAAATATGATTTCACCAATGGCGCTTTGTTTTTCATCGCTCCAAGGCAAGTGCTACAATGGGATAGCAGCGTAGTGTTTGATCAAAAAGGCTTTTCGATAAACTTTCACGAAGATTTTATTAAAGGGACAGAGTTAGCGCAACAGATCAAGAAATATGGCTTCTTTTCGTATTCAGCAAATGAAGCACTGCACCTTTCACCCAAAGAAGAAAAACAGATCGAATCGATTGTAGAAAATATTGACATCGAATACCAGAACAATCAGGATGAATTCAGCAAGGACATCATCATTTCTCAACTGAGCACACTTTTAAAATATGCACATCGCTTTTATGAAAGACAGTTTTTAAACCGAAAGGAACTTTCAAATGATTTGCTGGAGCAGTTCAATCGTCAATTAGAAGATTATTTTGATTCGGGACAATTGCAGGAAAAAGGGATTCCAAGCATTGAGCAAATTGCGGATAAACTATTCGTCTCACAGCGCTACCTAAGCGATACACTTAAAAAAGAAACAGGAAAAACCTCAACTGAGCATTTGCAATTGTACCTGATTGATGAGGCCAAAAATATTTTATTGAACCCCAACAAAACAATTGCTGAAGTAGCTTACGAATTGGGCTTCGAATACCCTCCCTATTTTTCGAGATTATTCAAAAAGAAAGAAGGCATCAGCCCTACAGCGTACAGAGAAAAATATAAAATTAATTAA
- a CDS encoding glycoside hydrolase family 97 protein, whose amino-acid sequence MTKLKQLAMLLAGFLMLSACDNHQKETLELSSPDKQNQLTVGIDNEGKVFYLVSRNQQTVLDTSYLGWTLKTANLQKGFEMVDASTDHKKEQWEAPWGERKQHLNEYNELTLNLQQGDRKVQLAFRAFDDGVAFRYEIPAVSLEDSLFLMEEHTQFNFKQDLSAWWIHANYDTYEQLYKHSPLSEVKDASTPITFESADGKLAASIHEAALTDFAEMMLYKEADNPLCLRSVLTPWPDKVKVRAKGTLKSPWRTLQLADNAAGLVMSDMILNLNEPSKITDTSWIQPMKYVGVWWGMHIGHQTWTMGPRHGATTKHALEYIDFAAANNIQAVLFEGWNTGWDKWGEKDAFDHITPYADFDLDKVAAYCKEKGIALIMHNETGGDIPSYEALMDKAFAKYRKLGAEGVKTGYAGGIMPRGHYHHGQFMVRHYRKVVELAAKYHLMLDVHEPIKDTGIRRTWPNMMTREGVRGMEWNGWSDGNPPSHHLIIPFTRGLGGPIDYTPGIFDLKYERYNDRVAWNTTAQVMGEARIHTTLSKQLALFVTLYSPLQMASDMIENYEGHPAFQFIRDVPADWDDTKLLDAKIGEHMVTARRKGTNWYVGGATADNAHTFEMDFSFLPEGKKYQATLYADSEETNLESNPGTYRIEKLTVDRQTKLSIPCTKSGGFAISILAE is encoded by the coding sequence ATGACTAAACTAAAACAACTGGCTATGTTGTTGGCAGGTTTCCTTATGCTGTCAGCATGCGATAATCATCAAAAGGAGACGCTGGAACTCAGCTCACCTGACAAGCAAAACCAATTGACTGTAGGGATAGATAATGAAGGGAAGGTTTTTTATCTGGTTAGCCGCAATCAACAAACTGTACTGGACACCTCTTATCTGGGATGGACATTAAAGACAGCGAATCTTCAAAAAGGCTTTGAGATGGTCGACGCTTCAACTGACCATAAAAAGGAACAATGGGAAGCGCCTTGGGGAGAGCGTAAACAGCATCTTAATGAGTACAATGAACTGACACTGAATCTTCAACAAGGTGACAGGAAAGTACAGCTAGCTTTCAGAGCATTCGATGATGGTGTGGCATTCCGTTATGAGATTCCTGCCGTTTCACTTGAGGATAGCCTTTTCCTGATGGAAGAACACACTCAGTTCAATTTTAAGCAGGACCTGTCAGCTTGGTGGATCCATGCCAATTACGATACGTACGAACAGCTTTATAAGCATTCGCCACTTTCTGAAGTGAAAGATGCGAGTACACCAATCACTTTTGAGTCAGCAGACGGCAAGCTTGCCGCCAGTATCCACGAGGCTGCCCTGACGGACTTTGCTGAGATGATGCTTTACAAGGAGGCGGATAATCCGTTGTGTCTCCGTTCTGTACTGACTCCTTGGCCGGATAAGGTAAAGGTTAGGGCAAAGGGAACGTTGAAAAGCCCTTGGCGTACCCTGCAACTTGCAGACAATGCCGCAGGTTTGGTCATGTCAGATATGATACTGAACCTCAACGAGCCTAGCAAGATTACAGATACGAGCTGGATACAACCGATGAAATATGTCGGAGTTTGGTGGGGTATGCATATTGGTCATCAGACATGGACAATGGGACCACGTCATGGCGCGACAACCAAACATGCTTTGGAATACATCGACTTTGCCGCTGCCAACAATATACAGGCGGTACTTTTTGAGGGCTGGAATACTGGCTGGGACAAATGGGGAGAGAAGGATGCTTTTGACCATATCACGCCGTATGCAGATTTTGATTTGGATAAGGTAGCTGCCTACTGTAAGGAAAAAGGGATTGCCTTGATCATGCACAATGAGACAGGTGGTGATATTCCATCTTACGAGGCATTGATGGATAAGGCTTTTGCCAAGTACCGTAAGTTGGGTGCAGAAGGCGTGAAGACGGGATATGCAGGAGGTATTATGCCACGTGGTCATTACCATCACGGACAGTTTATGGTACGTCATTACCGTAAGGTTGTGGAACTTGCAGCCAAGTATCACCTGATGTTGGATGTCCACGAGCCGATCAAGGATACGGGCATCCGTCGTACATGGCCCAACATGATGACAAGGGAAGGTGTAAGAGGAATGGAGTGGAATGGCTGGAGTGATGGCAATCCGCCATCGCATCACCTGATTATTCCATTTACCAGAGGACTGGGCGGCCCGATTGATTATACGCCAGGTATCTTTGACCTGAAGTATGAGCGTTACAATGATCGTGTGGCTTGGAACACCACAGCCCAAGTGATGGGGGAAGCCCGTATTCATACCACGCTTTCCAAACAGTTGGCATTGTTTGTCACTTTGTACTCACCACTTCAGATGGCTTCGGATATGATTGAGAACTACGAAGGGCATCCGGCTTTCCAGTTTATTCGTGATGTACCTGCCGACTGGGATGATACAAAATTACTGGATGCCAAGATCGGGGAACATATGGTGACTGCCCGTCGAAAAGGAACCAACTGGTATGTGGGTGGCGCTACGGCTGACAATGCCCATACGTTTGAGATGGATTTCTCTTTCCTGCCGGAAGGAAAAAAATATCAGGCTACCCTGTATGCTGACAGCGAGGAGACAAATTTGGAAAGCAATCCTGGCACATACCGAATTGAGAAACTGACAGTTGATCGTCAGACTAAGCTCAGTATTCCTTGTACAAAAAGTGGCGGGTTTGCCATAAGTATACTTGCGGAATAA